tgactgctaatatccataagtaccagacttgagtcctgtttatcagggacagtctgtgtagctcagtggttagagcgctcgcacgacaagcgagaggtctggggttcaagtccccgcacaggcaggtatgtccggagttttttctctggtatatctgcctatgcatgttatgtttccatttgtaaattcatgtttaaatgtgctagtgtgcgatgcgtaattcttctttccctgtatattgatatattaagaataacgattaagcatcattaatttgatctcgtgcgctagttgtaatgtttgaatgtttccatgttccagtgtatgatgcgtaagcctcttcctctgtttgtatgattatattaggctggcgggtaagcatcattaattgatctcgtacactagtgtgtaatgtgttgtttgtactgttcacccttgactgctaatatccataagtaccagacttgagtcctgtttatcagggacagtctgtgtagctcagtggttagagcgctcgcacgacaagcgagaggtctggggttcaagtccccgcacaggcaggtatgtccggagttttttctctggtatatctgcctatgcatgttatgtttccatttgtaaattcatgtttaaatgtgctagtgtgcgatgcgtaattcttctttccctgtatattgatatattaagaataacgattaagcatcattaatttgatctcgtgcgctagttgtaatgtttgaatgtttccatgttccagtgtatgatgcgtaagcctcttcctctgtttgtatgattatattaggctggcgggtaagcatcattaattgatctcgtacactagtgtgtaatgtgttgtttgtactgttcacccttgactgctaatatccataagtaccagacttgagtcctgtttatcagggacagtctgtgtagctcagtggttagagcgctcgcacgacaagcgagaggtctggggttcaagtccccgcacaggcaggtatgtccggagtttttctctggtatatctgcctatgcatgttatgtttccatttgtaaattcatgtttaaatgtgctagtgtgcgatgcgtaattcttctttcccctgtatattgatatattaagaataacgattaagcatcattaatttgatctcgtgcgctagttgtaatgtttgaatgtttccatgttccagtgtatgatgcgtaagcctcttcctctgtttgtatgattatattaggctggcgggtaagcatcattaattgatctcgtacactagtgtgtaatgtgttgtttgtactgttcacccttgactgctaatatccataagtaccagacttgagtcctgtttatcagggacagtctgtgtagctcagtggttagagcgctcgcacgacaagcgagaggtctggggttcaagtccccgcacaggcaggtatgtccggagttttttctctggtatatctgcctatgcatgttatgtttccatttgtaaattcatgtttaaatgtgctagtgtgcgatgcgtaattcttctttccctgtatattgatatattaagaataacgattaagcatcattaatttgatctcgtgcgctagttgtaatgtttgaatgtttccatgttccagtgtatgatgcgtaagcctcttcctccattttttacagttattgctgatattatttctttatttttggtaaaccgaaataataaactataaaaccattaactgatagaatatatttcctataaggcgcgtgaaagtcgattccgagtttatcgtccccgcccgtgtcactttttggaaaccaaaatacccgcatcaaattttcaaaaatgccaaaataattcattattttcaaagtatcagtgttttcaccagttttagcaattggaaacatatattttgtttgtaaaacatatattcataacttggaagcatgaaaccaggctcttttctaatttttctagtccttacccatataaaaaaaaaacatgtttataaatcacatgtatgagtttggcttcaaatcaacacgcattttaggtcaataatgaaatctgatgaaataatgaaaaatgaaaaaagaaaaagtcacctcaccaacctgaaaaaaagtaacgataaactcggaattgactttcatgggcctaatctatactgtcatATTGGTGCCAATtagagcatttgagattgttcatcaggtggtaaaagttgttcctgagagcatcCGAAAGTCCCGCTGCCTTtaaatttcaagccgtaacagtatcagaaatgttgaatgatatcaggcagctgttaattgcctaacccacccctccccaagcctcgaaataagcaggcacccaggagccaatggtcataacattttggctcctggtccacaccaaaaccaggctcctctttttttttttttttttttttctgttagtTAAATCGGTTTTTTTATGTAACCTgtataattaaaaattaaatgactCATAGCTCTTTAAAAtgcctcctggttcactagataatcataGGACCAGGaaccgctttttccaaatgtgtggttcctggtccagatctgcttatttcgatGCTTGCCCCTAATAATATAAACCCCGGGCCATAAACACAACACATGCCCCCCCCCACATCCacacacctcgctctgctttcactttgcaatggagcttataactccccattaataactcaggaaatcattttgtattcttacatgtcaaaactaagcatacgcctgtcattattttgctatcGGGGGAGCACTTCATTATATTATATGAGATCTACTAATGACgcctactaatttcaaaagactttttggcaacattatcagtgataaatataataaaagttgtcaatgaaacaataaaagcgtctaAATCATGATAACGATAGATCCAATGGGaaacaagtgtgtgtgtgtgtgtgggggtgatgACAAACCATGTGCTGGGTGATAGCGAAAGGGGGTCTTAATTTAAGGGCTATTCATTGATCCCAGagaaagtataaaatggtaaaacaaatttaaattctatataaaatgcctaaaagtgaaggataaatcattaaaattgtcattagatattttaaaacgttttggcaagaaccgaGGAAAGCAGTATAGTATTGATAAAATTATAGCCCCGTTCCAtattttttaatcttttaaatctcctcttgggattgttcttcattattgccaatgccatgattgctttttatagtTTGGTACAACTGTTATATTATGTTTGACATatttaatcagtggcgtagatttctttttgacatgggggggatggagatggaaaaaaattgaagtatagtcaatcgagCGACAATATATGGCaattatggtacaattgcgcgctaagtgctcgaaaaattttggtattttgaagctaaactgatgaaatatggtgtaaaagtagaataaatgcgcgcgaagcgcgtgaaaatttgcacttttggggctaaaatgggcaaatatgaggttaatttgatcagaaacccattatcaggcatcgAAAGGGGGGAtgactgtatggaccatcccctggcaaaatattgggggggggggataaatccccccatccccgggatctgcgcctatgcatgatatttttggatttgagtatattttgatgtttttcatagtgcaatagtattttggttaaattaatattttgcgtGCAATAATATGACCGAGTGCTTTTCTGATCTAATACTTTTTTCCCTATATATGCAATTGTTGATgtcttttaaaatttttcttaaagtgtttaatatttatatgtatgttcaaattgtaattttacatgtaatttggccgtttggccacgatatgtgtaaaataaaataccgatattaaataataataatagctgatttctctactaagtagagaaattacagattcatgtaaaataacttactttgtctttaatacagggcttaaggtttgcacatcgaaactaacaaagatactggacaaggtgctaaaatctaaattttgctgattcatggatttctacattctccggatgaaatcactgaacaggctttttacagccctacatacatgtaggcctactacgcatcagtcatattcaccatagaccctagaaaataacgccactgagctatATGGAAGTCACCCccccccggacaagacaaatttcaataccatttaaagttagaagtacttgcccactgaagcatgattaatagctgctagtattgcataatattattactatagtctggtcagtactaaaatcgcagagtgatttaaaaatattactatagtctggtcagtactaaaagcgcagagtgactttatttattgcatttttaattaaaagaaccactttttaggtaagttacacagctgaagttgtgatagtattgagatacaacaatatcatggtataaacaagaatatgttcctttggtaaaagtTTCTATAGTCTCTGCCCTTAAATGTATCTTAGTATCAGTTATCACTCCATTGTAATTTCAGACGCCTCAAGCTAGCTATAGATACGGAGACGCACGCAAGAGATGTATTATCATGTTTGGTCAGATCTCCGCTATATTGTGATGCATGCGATTCAAAGAGCTGAAACTCGGAAAATCATCTTCactatcatcatcaacatcatcatctatGGTTTCTACGAAATGTTTTTTCAGATTTACAAATAATAAAGgaaattgtatataataatttgTTTCTCAACCTAGCGGGTATAACGCAGTCAATAATATTCACTAGTCAAAGCGTTCAGGCTGTTTATTCTAAATGTTTTAATAACTTGATGCAATGCATGTTGTTAACAATTTTAATCCGACCTCAGATGACAAGAAAACAGAAAAAGGGGGATGAAGCAAAATAAGCAAATCTCGGTACGGAAAGGAAAATTCGTATAGCGTATGCGATTCCACGTTCAACACAAAAAAAgaatagtcttttaaaaagacaaTCATCGCTAAGGCAGCTGTAATGTTAAATGGGGTGGGAAATCATGAAGGTGATAACAATCAATGTATGAGGTGTTATAGaagatttcattgaaacaaaaccaaaaataaactcactgtttgacggtttcgcctatcatggtcgataggcatcatcagaatgatggttgcagATCCATACTTCCGGTTGGATGTATCCCGACTGaagagggtgttttatcagccaggagaggatcatacacgtgactaaggaagtgggccccctcgtctctgttcatgacgttcggacctcgtctcctgatccaaatggattctttaaTTCTTCTTGTATTGGCATCATCTTCCTTACGAAGGATTTTGGCATTGTCCCAATTGATAACATGGTTTTGCTGGACCGCATGATCCGCAATTGCCGACTTTGACTGTTCACTCGCAGATTGCTTGCGGGTTTGTCGAGTGTAGTTTGTTTTGGTCTTGGACACCCTGGCAGTTTCTTTTTGGTGTTCATTAAGTTGTGTTTCAAATTTGCGGCCCGTTTCACCGACATAGGAATGTTTACAGTTCGCGCATGGAATCTCGTATACACAATCGGTGGTGCTGAGGGGATCGATTTTATCTTTAGGATGGACAAGCATTTTGCGGAGGGTGGTGTTTGGTTTCATAGCCGTAGCTATACCGTGTTTCCGGAAGATTCTGTTGGCTTTCTCTGCGAGTCCCTCTACGTACGGGATCACAACAAGTCCCTTGGTCTGATTTTTACTGTCTTTCTTGGTGTTAGCCTTGCTctgttttttcaccattttttctttGACTTGTTTGAAAGTCCAACCCGGGTAACCGCAGCGCCCGAGCGCTTGTTTGATCTTTTCTTCTTCCTGCTTCCTATCCTCCTCCTCAGTAACAATACTATTCATTCTATCGAGTAGAGTATGGACTACACCAAGTTTATGGTGAATAGGGTGGTGAGACTCGAAGTTAAGGTATTGGTCAGTGTGGGTGACCTTCCTGTAAACCAACAACTTCACTGAGCCATCAGCTTTCCGTACGATTAAAGTGTCCAAAAATGGGATGGTACCTTCTTGTTCTTTCTCATATGTAAACTTTATATTTCCCGTGGGGTCGCTTTGATTGAGATGGTCCGTGAGATTGTCTACCTGTTCTTTATTGACAATTTCTAATATGTCATCGACATATCTCTTCCAAAGGGTAGGTCTACAGTCCAATGGTGCCGAGGCCAGCGCTTGTTGTTCTAAAAATTCTAAGTACAGATTAGTCACCACCGGGGAGACGGGGCTTCCCATAGCTGCACCGAACCGCTGTTTGTATATCTTACCGCGGAATAAGAAGTAAGTCGTGGTGAGAACAAAACGTAATAATTCAATAACATCAGCAACTGTGAGCAGAGTTCTATTTTTCAAGGTCTTGTCATCCTCAAGCCGAGATTTGATAACTTCCAGCGATTTATCTATGGGAGTGTTAGTGAACAACGAGACAACGTCATGGGAGTTAAAATCTCCCCTCTTCTATGAACACTTCTGCCATGCTTTCCGCTAAGTGCTTTGAATTACGAACATGATGTTCAGTACCACCTACGAGAGGACCTAAAATGTCAGCTAGAGCGCGAGAAGTCTGGTAGCCAATAGTGCCAGTATAATCCACGATCGGACGGACCTTATTGCCTGGCTTGTGAATTTTCGGGGTACCGTAAATTCTAGGGATGTTTTCTGCTGTGGGATAGAGGAGCTCATATTGTGATCTCGTGATTTTGTCCTCTTTCTTGAGTCTACTAAGAGTGGACACCAGCTTTCTCTTATACCGTTGCGTGGGGTCAGAGGAAAGCTGTTCATAAGTTTTGTCATCATTTAACATCGCGGACAATTTTTCCTCATACTCTGACACCTCCATGATAACAGTAGCTTTCCCTTTATCTGCCGGCAGTACAAGCACTGATTTTTCATTCTTGAGCTCATTAATTGCACGTCTCTCTTCCCTAGTGATTTATTTGATTTAGGGGGTTTTTGAGCTACGCATAGCCCCGGCCATTTCAGATCTAAGTAAAGTGGCCTCATTATGAGGTAACTTACGGCATGCTTGCTCTGTAGCCACGATGTAGTCTTCATATGGAAGCTTCACCGGCGACGGCGCAAAATTGAGTCCTTTAGCTAACACACTCTCCTGCGGCTTCGTGAGTTCTTTCTTAGAAAGATTGACCACCCACTTCTTCAATTGTTCACCTCCTAATTCTACATTATCGGGTGTATTCCTTCTCTTGGTATCGTTGTTGTAAACGTTCCAACTTGTGTGTatggcgacattttgttttgcaaaattcaCTTTCCGACTTCCGGTTCACATGATCGGTCACATGATCAACTAGATTGCTTGGTAACCGGGAAAACAAATCCGATTCTACTCGCGATTTCTCTTCTTTTAGAGACTCTAATTTGTTATTAATCAAGCGGATGCGTTCGCGAACAAGTTGTTGTTTTGCTTTATCCACGATCTCTCTCGCTTTTACTGTATTTATCGGGCACTTTAACTGTAAACTCCGGGGAGTGATGTGTAATTCCTTGCAACCGAGATTGAATACAAGATGATTTCTATGTCGGGCGATTTTCTTGCCGACTCCTTCCAAATCACGTAGTTGTTTCACGGATTCTTGTCCATAAGTAGTCCTTAAATcactaaataaattcatcaggtttgttgataaacattatagaagatttcattgaaacaaaaccaaaaataaacGATCAGccatgatcctctcctggctgataaaacaccctcttcagtcgggatacgtccaaccggaagtatggatctgcaaccatcattctgatgatgcctatcgaccatgataggcgaaaccgtcaaacagtgagtttatt
The Amphiura filiformis chromosome 3, Afil_fr2py, whole genome shotgun sequence DNA segment above includes these coding regions:
- the LOC140147505 gene encoding uncharacterized protein, yielding MGSPVSPVVTNLYLEFLEQQALASAPLDCRPTLWKRYVDDILEIVNKEQVDNLTDHLNQSDPTGNIKFTYEKEQEGTIPFLDTLIVRKADGSVKLLVYRKVTHTDQYLNFESHHPIHHKLGVVHTLLDRMNSIVTEEEDRKQEEEKIKQALGRCGYPGWTFKQVKEKMVKKQSKANTKKDSKNQTKGLVVIPYVEGLAEKANRIFRKHGIATAMKPNTTLRKMLVHPKDKIDPLSTTDCVYEIPCANCKHSYVGETGRKFETQLNEHQKETARVSKTKTNYTRQTRKQSASEQSKSAIADHAVQQNHVINWDNAKILQTIDDDVDDDSEDDFPSFSSLNRMHHNIAEI